CTTGGACAACCAAGTCCAGACCGCCATTGGCTTGGATTTCGACACCAACCAGACGGACCCCAACGACCTCTACCTTTCCACTCAAAGTGAGCAATTGGATAGCGGGATCCCTGTAGAGCAAACGTCACCAACCCCACCAAAGGAACAGGAGACTGTGATAGGACTATAACTGTTATGGAAGAAAATACTCACACTAGCTCTCTTTATACACTCACATATAGTATCTAAACATACATAATCAGAAACAAGACAAAGATTAGAACAGTCACAGCTTGTATGTTGTAACGGATTCTCTCCACCGGGATCTTGTGGTTTGAGGGGGAACCCTGAAGGAAGTACCTGGATCAAACGATCGGGCGCTGGATCGAGCTCCCAAGGAGAACACGGATTGAGTGGGCTCGGCGAAGCTCAGGAAATCTTTCTCCGGCGGCTTTCGATAGATCATCCAGGCCATGGCTATTAGGAGGACAAACAGGACCAAAATGGCCGCCAGTAACAGCCATGTGAATGTGATGTAGGTGTTACAATCCAGACCTTCAGAAGACGGTATTTATTAGTATACGAAGATTGAGGTCAATGCATGTAGGCTTTAATTCATTTTAATAAGTCCCAGTTCACAAGTCACCAACATTGGACAAACTAAAAGTTTATTTTGCTTCCGATATCAAGTTTGTCTGTTGACTCAAATCAAAAGGGAGAGTGGAGTGATGCCaggaaaataacttttttgacattgtaGGGTAAAATTAAAAGCAATTTCTTGTGTCAAATTCACCAAACCTACGATTTCGCACATTACACGTTGAGGCGCCTTTGAACTGTCCTTCGTTTAGCGCACGGACAATTGAattatgtactgcactttttCGAATACTTGTTAATTGAAGATAAGCACTATGTTAAGTTACTTGTGAATTAAAACGATGAACAGACTAAAATGACGGCGAATTTTACACTCGTTTGAGTTTAAATATTCATTTCCCAATAAATAGCTGACCGAAATGTCTAGTTTACCATAAGTGCGGTTTGACAATCGTTTGTAGTCATAGTTAGAGATAGTTAGATAAACCAACTCCTGATAAATGAATCAAAATACCTTATATATAGATATATAATTAAATACTGATATCGTCAAGCACCAATCCATGTTatactttttttggttcttttATATTCTAGGATTGcaagtttttcatttcaatctatTATTGCATTATGCAACAAGATCAAGGTGGTTTTAAATATTTCTCCGAATTAGAAAAATCGGTGACACATGCTTGAGACAGATTTTGTATATGaatgaaactgaaaaaaaagccatctTAGCCAACGCACTCTTACCTAGACGTGCAATCTCCGGACCATCCCCATAGTTTGGGTTCTCGACAAGGTCCTCGATATATTCGTTTAAACGGGGCAAATAGTTGTACCAAAATTGATAGGCCTTGTCTCGGAAGTTTCGACCGGGGGCGTTGCTACTGATGTCGAAAAAGTCCTTGCCATTGACGGTGTACTCCTTCCAAAGAAGGTTAGCGATAGGAGTTCCCGAGGATATGAAGTTGCCAAAAATGGTCTTGAGATTCCGAGATAAGCGTTCTTCTCTGAAAGGGAAATAAAGAAGGAAACATTGCACCAAACTTAAATTTGACAATCATTGATCAAGCATCTAGGGTTGTATTCATGAGTTGCGCAGCTAATTGCTTTGAACATCTCTATAATCATAGATGTTTGAAAATTGTCCTATATTTTAGTGTTATGTTTGCTCCAATAGGCGGAGGTTTATCAAAGacaaatcaactttttttaacttgcactctttttaaaatttggaGTTTAAAATGAACCTAAGTGCTCAAAGTCATGCTCAAACAGTAAAAACAAATGCTTCACACCTTGCTTTTGGTTCTTAGAGGACACACTTTTGCATCTGCCGTaagttttttgtcttgagTCCATTTTCCTTAAGCTTGAGAAAGATGTCAAATCTTAATTTTTCCTAACTGCTTTGCTGAGGTCAAAATCATAAGAGAAATCTAATCGCTCTAAACCGAAATAGTTTGGAAAAGGTCTAGTAAaccaaagcaaagcaaaataagCGAAGTCTTAAATCAAAGCATGTATGAAGTGTTGTTTACTTACACATGTATATTTCAGTCAAACAAAACTTGCCCTACTTCATTATCCTTGTTTCTCACATAGTGCGGATATCCCGCATTCACTAACGTAAAAGTTGTTCATGTTTGGAAACATCACTTTCTTGCCAAAATGTTAAAcctcaattttcaacattaagTATGCGCTAGGAACCCTGTGGAAGCAAAAATCACACTTACGCAAAGCTTTGGAACCGTCTGATAAAGAATTTCTGGTACATCTCTGGTCCAAAAAGGTACAAGAGATCCGATCCATGCGAAGCTGTGGTTCTATTTAGCTGGTTCCCAAAGATATCCGCACTCCTGTAGGTGTTCAAGTAGAAATGGATCTGGCCTCCACTGCTGTGAATAAGATTCATTTGGCGCTCAAGAGGAGCCATGAAGTACGCCTCGTTGTAGAAGTCGATGATGTCATCAAAGACCTTGCTTTTGTCCCGAGCATCCAAGTACTGGCCAAAGTACTGGAAGCTGATCACGTCCCTTGGAACTACTTTATCACCAATGGCACTTAATTGGTTAATCGTGGCTGGAATCAGGGTCGAATCCACAAAGTTCctaagaataaaaaaaaaaaactttacgCCTTTTAGCTCTGTCTCTCCTTTGGAGAAAATGGTCGAAACAGACCTTAAATCACGAATGGAGAGACGGTCAATGATCTCCTTGAGGAAGTATGCCATCAGAACGCCATCGTCAAAAACCAGACCACTAAGCATGGGTatctaaaaataaaagttcTATGATCAAACCCTTCAACTTCTAACAATAATTTGTATTGGCATTTGGCCCAAACCTTCTTGTACAATCCTCGTTCCAAGGCTATTTCCGGGCTGATCTCGAAAAATCTGCTGGTAGAGGGGAGATAATTGTCCACCACGGGTCCAAAGATGGCACTGGTATTCCCGTCTCTAATCATGTCATCCACCGCTGAAACGATATCGCTCACTCGCTTTCCTTGAAGGCATGATAGCAAGGTTCGAGAATCGTAGAAGCTGCAACCAAGGACTTGGGCCAATCTACGGGCATTGGCCCGTGGATTTTGTTGCAGAGCCCAAGGTGCCAATCCAGAACCGGACATCATTATCGCTCTGCCGAAACGAAGATAATCGTGACTGATCAGggaggttgaaaaaaaaggtatttatTGAATGGAAATACCTAGAGATTCGAGAATTGGAACGTGAGGAAATAACGTGGAACATAGTGCTAGCCGCCCCAGCAGAGTGACCCATAAGCGTGATTTGATTGCGATTTCCACCAAAGCTCTCTAAATAAAATGAGGCAACATTTGTCATTGGTAGTAAGCATAGCTGTTCATTCAATGACCATATTATTTTGTGACACACTGGGTTTTTCAgaattattttgaatggaaacatttaaagtcaaatttgagccacgGAAATCTGAGCGTTTCTTTTGCACCATTGTCTGGTAACTTACTTTCCAGCCATGGATAAACAAAAAGCCAtaaaatcaagttttaaaCAGAAGtacttttcttttgcttgatGAGAATCCAAATCAAAGCCACACAAACTAGATGTCTTAAAAGAAGCTAATTTCTATACAAGCacgaaacaatatttttgtaacTTATCCTCAAGCGTGTGGGTAGATATATATGTTCTCATTGGAATAAAAGCATCgcaagaaggaaaaaatagaAGTTCAAAGCACATTAACGCTTAAAAGCTGAATATGTaagcaaaaatattgactGGTCAGTTTTGACCTTTTATTTCTTGTAAAAATGGCAAACGTTTAGGTCGCCATTATCAAAGTAACAAAtacaattgacttgtcaagCGAAGTAtgcctcatttgaaaaaaaaatccttcaaagGTAATAAGTTGAATAAATTTAAGAATGTTTCACAGAAATCCTGAAAAACATTAATATTTAAACGTAAATGTTAGATGAATTTTGTACatgaagaaacaaagaagtgacaatttttcaaagttctgtttcaaaaaaatgacgtAGAAcgtggcaaaaaaaaggaattgcaaTGTCATTTCAAGTCATCAAAAATTATCTGCTTTTTTTACTACATATATTCGTGACCCTGACTAAAGGCATTAAAAACCCTACAACTTTGAATGAAGCAAGAAATCAGCCCATTCGTTTTAACATTTACTCTTGAGCAATAGTTCTCATTCATATATCTACCTATGTTCTCATAGACCCAAGCAATGGCCAACGACTGATCTGTGAGTCCCATGTTTCCTGGGAGAACATTGTCCTCCCAAGAGAGGAACCCAAAAGCATTGACCCGATAGTTGACGGACACAAACACCACGTCCTGATTGGCCACAAAGTCTTCGGCTGGAATGTCCGCTGGGTTACCCAAAGTGAACAACTGGCCTTCAAGAAAGACCACCACTGGCCTTGGGCGGCCTTCATTCAACCTTCTAGGAATCACATTGGTCCATATATTGAGATAGAGACAGTCCTCGTCCATGGTATCGCGGACCACTCGACTCCCGGAAGGCTGAGGACATGGAGGCTTGAATTCAATGGCTGAATAAGTCCCCTATAAATAGAAAAAGAAGTATTCCAAAAGTTTTGTTGCACAAAAGACATTGCATTCTCTATTTCTTTAGATTTTCATTGGGGTTTTCAGATATTTTATAGTATCTTTGGAGTATTTGGAAGGCTAAAAATGACttaaaataaatcaaagaTGGTTGAAGCGCAGTTGACTAACGCGTGACCGAGttgaactcgggttcatgggttcgatcccaggtctcccccccaCCCAAACCCAACGTATCTAGTGGATATTCGCCTCGAACGGCGACCCTTGAGCTGAGAACGGGCCCCCAATCTCCAATAAATGACAACGATAAAAACTGTATCATCTTCATGTATCATGAAAGCTTGTTTAAAGAAAtgtatatccaatgagacttgcttctcgcaataaagagttttttgaaaataaaatatgatgatAGAAGAGGCATTACTTGTGAAATCTGATCTCATTTTAAATCAGTTGGTGGGGGTCTTGAAATTCTCTTTTGTACTAAACCGAGCACCAACCCTTTTTAATGTGCTACCGTGCTTTCTTCTACGGTTCTACTTACTTGATGATACATTGTTAtattttaagcgacatttaaATCGTTTTTATCATcaattccagaccagccatTCGCTCCAGGGTGCCCTAGAGtggcaaattcgaacgcattgtgtgaccaaatcttttatcaattttaACTTACGGGGAGCATAAAAACccgagaaaaaaattgaaaaataaggaAAAATTGCTCTTGGTCTAGAAAATTAAACAAAGTGTAGAAACAAAAATTAACGCTATGATTTATAAAGCACCTCCAGTCCTGGAAACGTAATTGTCAACCCAGAACGGCGTGATGGCAATGTGTTCGATCCATTGGCTTTCATATCagcctttcaaaattgaaacgaattttaatttttcatttaaatagtGCTGGTGATTATATTCCCtctagcggttagaaaagcccgtgaaaaaacaactcCCCCCACCACAATAAAAAACATATGAAGtgacaaaacaaaaccattacATGCCCAAAGCTATTGTTCCATCTTAATGGGCAATGGTGCTCCTTTAGATTTCGGTTTAATAAACTATGATCATGCTGGAGTGTCAATCTATagaaatattgatttcaaactaGACACAGATTTGTCGAGCTCGCATTATCCTTCTTGAAGGTTAGTGCAAAGGTACATAAGGTACAATAACGCGGCTGTAGAAACACAGTTCTTCCTTTATTGTAAAAGCTATACAACAATGGCTTGAAGGAATATTTGCctccaaacttttttaaataattGGATTTTTGGGTGGTTTCCCGCCAAGTGGGCCTACTTCGGACAAAGGCAGCTCTGAGACTCTCTTCATCATCGTAATTCAAAGTAAGTCAGATTTCTAACATGCGGTTGTAAAGGGGTTCATTCCAAAGCTATTGTTAAAAGCGTTTTTAGCTGATCAAGGAGGAGGTAAAGATTTTTACTAATTAtttcgaatatttggacattttggggcatttatgaaaataaagcGGTTTCTGTCCACTTCACTCGAAATGTCCGATATTTTTGTCAATCTATTCTAAAACTTCACACTTTCCTGTCGTCATGCATTTTTAACAAACATTGATATTCAATCTGTTacgttttgatttttgaaggaTTCAGCATTTTTCGGATCTTTTGTTCCGGGGAAATTCAGCCGCATTTAAAAACGCGCCACGTCAGTCCAAGTGGTTTTATTTCATTGGTTAAGGAATCGCAAATTAGATTAAAACACCTTATGATTTTGGGCTCAACTTGAAATACACGTATTCTTTACAAAGTTGAGTGTTTTGTAAggttttgtctttttccttgGTACTTGAAACTTTCATggattgcttttcaaattacAATATTTAAGAGCTcagattttcatttcttaaaaAGCTCTTCAATATTTAACCTGcttttcaatgacatgacATCGATAtgtttttgctccaaaaagccaagactttttttttaaattgtctAGTCATTACAATACAATTTCGACTTTGAAGCTAATGAGCTTTATTAGGTAGATCTTGAGCCCAAATTACGCCAAGTTAATTCATTTTGCCAGATCTTTAGCTCTTACATTAACGTCCGTGtatctagaagtccgtgaatgttcgaatattttgatttcgaacTCGGGTTGAGCCAAATTGTTTTAAACTGCCgatttttggttttgaatcgcTGAATTACAATAACATCTCCATCAttcaagaaaatgtgaaaGTTAGATTGGCATTAACTTTGACCAACGTCAGAAGTTACGACATTTTCACAACCAAGAGAACACGTTAGAAGCGAGGAATACCTTTAGAGTGCCTAAAGTAAGTACCGCAAAACAGAAATAGTGGTTTTTGAGTGGAATTGCTTTCTTATGCCTAAAAAGCGCTTTTTCAACCTGGCTATTCAACATTTGACAAATCAAGCCTTTGTCAACCCCTTTGAGTCAGTTCCTTCTTGCTTGCAAATAAGTCCATCGTGATACGTCGCTTATCATTGCATGCAGGATACATGAGCAAGACCTGCTTTAAGGCGCAATTCATTAAAGGAATCCTTTTTTGTGCGACGGCAGTAAAAGATAACGTATCTTTCGTTCCTGGAAACGAGCAAGCAGAATATGGGTGGTCTGGGTCAATGTTTCGCGATAGCTTTTTTACCAAAACTTATTTAGGAGGTGCAGCTCaacggcttttttctcttagcAAATGTGTAGATAAGGCTATTCATGATATTTACTACATTCTTGGGCAACGACAACTTCGTTCGCGACTCTAATATTGGCAAATGTGAATAAGCTCAGAAATGATTATAAACGCGAAGGGTGAATAACGTTGTCTTCGTGTTCAaatatgatttggtttttgtcCATGTAACTAAAAAAGTAATATCTTCGAAAGCGTAGTGGTTGGATTGTGCTTCGAAGTACAAAGTTGAACTTAAGGAACATAAAAGTATTTATGGATTCCATCTCAATGAATTATTTATCTAGCTTGTTATATTTGAAAGCTAGAAATTAGTCAATTTAGAATTTTTTAATTAGTTAGAAAGATTCTCAATTTCTTCGAAATAACTTGTCTTAATCTCACGcaatgtaatttgttaaaTTCCATCAAGGATTCTAGaacaatgatttatttttgtaaAAGCAAAGAACAGATATGTATGTACTTGCCTGCCATACATTATTTCTTTTCGAGTCTTACtccaaaaatttgattttgtgcAAGAGCACTAGTCTTGCACTAATTGCAGCACTTGTTTTCTCCTTGACTCAACTTCAGttgatttattttatctttgaaaattctgaaaaaaaataagaagacGTATATTTTCCTACTTTGCAATGTATTTGAATTGTACATGAAATATCATATTCTTACGAAACGAAAAATGGCACAAACATGTTATTAATTTGAataagggagatggttgtagcgcagttgttTAAGGCGCGACCGAGCCTTgttcgggttcatgggttcgatcccagcTTCCCCACCCCCCCTCATACTTCAGTGGATTAcatcgcctcgaacggcggtcctcgaacccaaaatgggacaaCCTAGTATACATAATATATATGTTGtcaaatcttaatccaatgagacccaaactcgcaataaaagatttaaTGATTTAATTGTGAAGAAATCATCCTTCGAACAGCAACATTAATAGGATGATGAAAGTTCACACACCAACTTTACCAGCTTTTATTCTATGATTCCCACTTCGTGTCCCTATCGGTatggttctccgtctgtgggcagggttagcgtataaaagtttccttgagaaaggtcggggaggagattcgaaccggggacctctctcgtatAAGGAAGCTGAAAACCACTAAACCACGTCGCCTcctctttggatttttttaatgTACAGTTAGTCATCAGGTTTTCACTACACCCTGACACTAGTgatggatcaaataaattttcaaactcAGGAGtgctagaaagctaggaaagtcaaagcaccagccgtttccaacgtaacgtaaaaggttaggtttgactaAAAatgcaaccctggtttgaacaatgaaaaatcagggttactttttgtgactaactagcGGGTTTCCAACATTCCGCTAGTGTCGTCACATGCCACTAAAAACGTAAATTGGTGACCCTAATCGCAGCCTCCCGTGATTACTTATTTGATACCATCAGTACCTGACACATCATACTTTCCGTTCGTCGTTTGCACTATTGTTAAGCTGGTAATTATAGTGCTTTATCCAATCTGAACTATCTGGactatcgcacgtttaagtccagagatagtatcacgatgctaactctgtacaagtcgattgttcagccgcatcttgcATATTGTAAAGGCAGATAATTGCCGATTTATGCGATCTGTTTTAGCCACCCCATTGGTACACTCCTGAGCAAAGAGCTTGGAGTTATGTGTAGCCAGTTGGATTGTGAATGGAGATTGGAGAGGGGCCATTTTAACTCTTGACTTGATTGTAGCTCTGGATCTGTCGGTATGTTTATTTTATGATGATTATTAATTCTGTCCTTGCTTCTGTCTAAAtttctacaaaaaaaaagtttcaatgcCCTGACTTAATCTTTTACCTCCAGACAAAGCTCGAAAAGACGTTGGGCAATTGAAGGTAGAAAAACTCCAGAACTTGTTGGGGAGCATACTAAGAAGAATAACCCAGGACATTGAGAGGACAGGCGTTTTTATGTTTCAACGATAGGTATTCTTTGTAGATCTAGTATGCTTGTAActaatctttaaaaaaagtaaccGGAACGGGTTTATGCGTTACGATGTACATAAAAAAAGCTAAGGGTATTGGTTAaacatttatgtactggtctgaacgaTTTTTCCCTCTTGCCCAGAGTATTACACAAATAGGATTCCAATTGTGTTTGATTCTGAATTTGGCACCAAAATGTCATATCGTAATAACATGTTTGAACAAAACTATTGACTTGAACATCCAAaacattgaacttgaaagtgacgatttccgttcagtttgaactTCCCACCTCCTTCACCCTTTTACTTTGACACCGATTGCTTACTTCTTTGACCTTGCTTGTCCTAAAGATGCTTAAAATATGAAGATCAACAAAGGTCAGCTGATTATCCTTCTCTCTGACTAGACGATTTTTTGTTGGGTCCCTTATTGTTATTCGTCAAGGGATTTTTAAAACTGCCGTTATGTATAGTTCTCCTACACGAAAGCACCATCACGAGAGACTCCAGCGTGAGAACTGATTTGATTTTCACATTTGACTCTTCGAATCTCGAACatgcaaacaaatcaaaataataatcaCGCTGAAGTACCTTAGCAGGGTTCCCAATTTTACCGCAACTCAACAAGTTATGGTGCTATTGTGTGGGAGAGCTATACACAACGGCTGCCCTTGAAAACCAATAAGAATAAGGGACCCGAGAGAAAAATCGTTTTACcagagagaaggaaaataaGCTGACCTTTTCTGATCTTTCTATTTTAAGCATCTTTAGCTTGTCCACACTTTCTACTATCGGCAGTCTTTGTTTTACAAGTAGCACTAgctgatattttcgtggcATGACCGCTTCACCGCTTAACCTCTTGACCCTTTCTATGAACCAATTGAAGTCTGCGCCGCCTGAAATTATCAACTCAGGTTGGTTGAAACATGAGGCAAAGTGGTCAAAGAACCATGCGGAGAATCCACGACAATTTAGGCATGTGTACAAATCTTCTTTGAGAAAGATTGGGGAGAAGAATCGTAATGGGGAGCTCTCTCATACATGGGAACTCCACTAGCTACTGCGCCATGTCTCGTCCCATCCAATTACAATTGACTTGCAAAACAATTGCTTCTATCAATAGCATCAAGTTCTAAGAACTTACCTCCCATCTTGAATGTGGAGCTGCGGGTCGAAATCGGCGGATCCCTGTGGGAGGTTCGGCATAAGGCACTCCCCTGAAAGTGAACACGGTCTGTCCATCAATGACCCTTGCGGAACCCCTTAGCGACCCCTGTTTCAATTGCACACTTTGACCGGTCACTCGCCACATCTGGCTATAAAGCGCCAATAGAACAATCAATTGTAACGTCATCACGACCACTAAATTCGACCCTTTCACGGCAAGGTCATGTCAGTTATCATTTGGCCATCCATCAACAACCTTGAATCCAATTCCAGTGGCTTGAATGTTCACTTCTTTTTTCACTCACTCTGAACTGCTTCCATTGCGACAATGAGGGTTCTATTTTGTCCTGACAAAAGCAGATGCAAAACCTGACATGTCAACCCCGACCAGTAGTTCAACTGCACGCGAATCCTGCAATAATGTAAAAATAACTGAAGTCAACGAATCTTTGGCAGGAATCAAAATTCATGCAGACTGACTTGTTCATTCCCAAAAAGGTTCATTTAGCATCGGAAAAATCTGGTCGAACGGCAACACAAGTGTTGACAAAAGAGGTTTTAAAGCGAGCGACGAACCCGAGAGTTTCAGGTATTCCCCACCAAAATTCCCGTCCACAACAAACGCCACAGTAATAATTTAAGTAAGGTGATCAAAGGTGCTTGACAGAATCCGGGTTTATCCTACGTAGTGCTAGAGACGCTTGGGAGAGTGCAAAGCAGTGACACACTTATCACAGGTATTGATCCTCTCCAGCATCCAGACCGAGGTTGTCTATATGAGGGATAGATTATAGTTAAGCAAACCCATGTAGGCACATACTAGGCATACGATATTGTCGAACGTTTCACGCTATTATGACTCAAAATGGGAAACACTTAATGCAGGGAAACATTGGTTGACAGGAATGGATTGTGACAGAGGAGGGACATTGGAACAGTTTTAGGGGGATGCTGGATCAAGCCGAACAAATATATTACAACATTTTGGATTTTAACTAAACAGAATACACTTTGTTGCAATGTACCAACTGGATACCTACATTGATGTATTATTCTTTTTGAATTGCTTCAGAATCCACTGTCTGAAGCGGTAAGGAATTCAGACCAAAAAGGAAAGcaatattttataaataataaaaataatcatgttttttttccatgatCCTAATATTAAGCAAGCTTCGCCTAGAAAGTAAATGAGGGtagttttaaaaaatgatGGAGAGTTCATAGTGGATAGCACATTTTAAAagtgtttattgtttattgaaagTACTGCTAAAAAGCACAACGTATAAATATCAGCATAGAAATGGGAATGAAGACTGTAAATatttgggaaagaaaaagagaattgATCACAAGGCCTCTTGAAAAGCCCGCCCTTAAAAGCACGCGTCATCCCACCGACTTAACTCCATCATGAATTGCAGGGaattagtaacaaaattacaagcAACGAAAtaacagtaattcgttccttttttcgaaaaaagatctataattcaattacattttaaaatggcgtaattgtaacgaccaaaaactaaaagaattactcgttactcgttccttttttaactTCCAAAGTGGCCTTTAACTTTACGTTGATCTAATGATAGTTGGggaaacttaaggctcaactgggcctccatccatctagccTATTATAAGCAATCCAAGTCAGAATTGAAAATCGCTTTGGCACTTAACTCCTCTGAGGGTGATCTTAGAAATTAAATCTTGTTgtatttgctactttattgttcacatattctcaatcaaattccgttgagCTGAAGACCTAATTCATTGCAGCaaggaaattctttctttggcttgagtatgatgcatcaagTTTCGCAAGActcctcatttccatgactAAACCCATCAAACAAGGAAGCTTCACTGACTTGTCAAAGGCTAATACTGTTTTGCAATCATGACGTTTGCGACACTGTTTCAaccctcaacaatcattacccgATCTAgtgtcccaatcttgactcctcaaagcattataatgACGTGCATTTTGAATAGCTATgccaaaattaaatgccactgctcatttttgaaaacagatgacacgaagtcttcaaattCTACGcgttaggactgcttgaagctAAAAGCACAATTTATTTAGCGAAATATAGTCTTGATGGGGCAGAATCCATAAGATATTTGTTGGTCACctcaaattttagtaaaagtaattgtagcGAGTGACGCCGTCACATCTTTTTtaagtaatggttgtgtaacggTGACCGGACGACTCGACCCAGTACAATAACGAAACACaacattttgactaaaaagagcatgatgatggaacaaaactaaaagttgatgagtcaacatttgatttgcatgcaaagatgttagcatcagtaaggcattgAATAAAAGATCAACTTTGATTATCAAactttaagtcagacttggacaagtttttgactaaaattccggatcagccttatattcaaggattagccagatcagccaattctaattcgttgctcgatcaaataatatatataaattaaagtcaagtgaaatgaataatcttctcgtcttgaacagctgggattccaatcccggtaacggtaaggaagaccgcaaaaaagaaggaaaaaaacttgattttcagaCCATGATTGGTTCAAACATAACTTACTcttaaagatcaaatgatgaattgtctaaaccctttcaaattttgacatgttttacatcacagtttcaattttgctccataagtataaactatttgtaagccaacatcTTGGCcttaatttctgtactgggtcgagttgtcctggaaccgttatgtaacgaattactatttttgaccaaagccattgtaactgtaattcgttca
This Tigriopus californicus strain San Diego chromosome 12, Tcal_SD_v2.1, whole genome shotgun sequence DNA region includes the following protein-coding sequences:
- the LOC131891996 gene encoding cholinesterase-like — translated: MTLQLIVLLALYSQMWRVTGQSVQLKQGSLRGSARVIDGQTVFTFRGVPYAEPPTGIRRFRPAAPHSRWEGTYSAIEFKPPCPQPSGSRVVRDTMDEDCLYLNIWTNVIPRRLNEGRPRPVVVFLEGQLFTLGNPADIPAEDFVANQDVVFVSVNYRVNAFGFLSWEDNVLPGNMGLTDQSLAIAWVYENIESFGGNRNQITLMGHSAGAASTMFHVISSRSNSRISRAIMMSGSGLAPWALQQNPRANARRLAQVLGCSFYDSRTLLSCLQGKRVSDIVSAVDDMIRDGNTSAIFGPVVDNYLPSTSRFFEISPEIALERGLYKKIPMLSGLVFDDGVLMAYFLKEIIDRLSIRDLRNFVDSTLIPATINQLSAIGDKVVPRDVISFQYFGQYLDARDKSKVFDDIIDFYNEAYFMAPLERQMNLIHSSGGQIHFYLNTYRSADIFGNQLNRTTASHGSDLLYLFGPEMYQKFFIRRFQSFAEERLSRNLKTIFGNFISSGTPIANLLWKEYTVNGKDFFDISSNAPGRNFRDKAYQFWYNYLPRLNEYIEDLVENPNYGDGPEIARLGLDCNTYITFTWLLLAAILVLFVLLIAMAWMIYRKPPEKDFLSFAEPTQSVFSLGARSSARSFDPGTSFRVPPQTTRSRWRESVTTYKL